A stretch of the Gossypium hirsutum isolate 1008001.06 chromosome D07, Gossypium_hirsutum_v2.1, whole genome shotgun sequence genome encodes the following:
- the LOC107955056 gene encoding cytochrome P450 CYP749A22, with the protein MIPAVVVSVETMLEKWKGREGKEMEVFQEFTLLTSEVISRTAFSSSYLEGEKIFDLLTKLSLIASRNVFKTRLPIISRFWKSSDEIELDKLAKMIYDSVMKIVKKREEIVTGEVDSFGNDFLGLLVNSYHDLDENKKLSIQDLVDESKTFYFAGQETTNSLLAWTILLLAVDTDWQEKARREVIEIIGKGNPNSEGIAKLKTITMIINETLRFYPPATGTIRKVEREVRLGKLVLPIDLEVNIRIHDPDLWGDDVHLFKPERFAEGISKATNYNAAAFFPLDWDHDLVLE; encoded by the exons ATGATTCCAGCAGTGGTTGTTAGCGTTGAAACAATGCTTGAGAAATGGAAAGGTCGGGAAGGAAAAGAGATGGAAGTGTTCCAAGAGTTCACATTATTGACTTCAGAGGTGATATCCAGAACAGCTTTTAGTAGCAGTTACTTGGAAGGGGAGAAGATTTTCGATTTGTTGACAAAGTTGTCACTAATTGCAAGCAGAAATGTTTTTAAAACAAGGCTCCCTATCATCAG CCGGTTCTGGAAATCTTctgatgaaattgaattagataaACTTGCGAAAATGATATATGATTCTGTGATGAAGATTGTTAAAAAAAGGGAAGAGATAGTAACCGGAGAAGTTGACAGCTTCGGCAATGACTTTCTAGGATTACTTGTAAATTCCTATCATGATTTGGACGAGAACAAGAAGCTTTCCATACAAGATTTGGTAGATGAGAGTAAAACTTTCTACTTTGCTGGGCAAGAAACAACTAATTCCTTGCTCGCATGGACAATCCTGCTTTTAGCAGTAGACACGGATTGGCAAGAGAAAGCAAGAAGAGAGGTGATTGAGATCATTGGCAAAGGAAACCCAAATTCTGAAGGGATTGCCAAACTAAAAACT ATTACAATGATTATCAATGAAACTTTACGATTCTATCCtcctgcaactggcacgataagAAAAGTAGAAAGAGAAGTCCGATTAGGAAAACTCGTCCTGCCTATTGATTTAGAGGTTAACATCCGAATCCATGACCCTGACTTATGGGGAGACGATGTTCATCTTTTTAAACCAGAAAGATTTGCTGAAGGGATTTCTAAAGCTACTAACTACAATGCGGCTGCATTTTTCCCTTTGGATTGGGACCACGATCTTGTGTTGGAATGA